TGCTAACATTGTTCAGCAATGCAAAttctttttgaactttaagTTTAACAATATGTTCAACttaaatatattcaaaatatattctgaatatattctgCATATATTCTAACACGGTCTATGCGAATTCAATTCGTAGTCTTACCTCTTCTGGTTTAAAGTATCGTGATATAGATGCGTGAAGTTGCATTCTAGTATTCTACCAGTATATGGCTCGAcgttatataaaaaatgaaaagaagaaaactcaatGCAGTGTTGAGATACTAACAAGAGTTACCTCTTCTGTTCCCAGAGAAAAGGTTGGTTGTCCTGATCGCCGGTGAGTGCCAATCCTTCGCCGGAGGTAGAGCTGTCCCCAAACGCACAACACACGACGGTGCCAAAGTTCAGTAACGCAAATCAAGAAAGCaactttaatattaattttatgagGAAACATGTAAAAGGGATGAGAAAAGAATACGCTGTCgacaaagaagaagatggaggaGCAGCAGCAGGGGAGTAAGTAGACTCGCGCTCGAAGGCAAGCTGTTGAACTTTCTGGAATTCTTGCAGCGTAGTTTGAAAATCTCTGGCAATCTTGGCATCTTCTAACTTCTTACTGGGCTGGCATATATACAAATAAGATTAGAGAATTGTAGTTTCGGGCGGAGATAGCGGAAGAATCCAAATTCAAGGCGAGTCAAGTACAGAGAGAAAGAACGAGGCATACATTGACAGAGATGTCCCGATCGGAATCGCCCAGGGTCTTGAGCTTGGCAGAAGTATCTTTGACCAATTGCAATATCCGCTGCCTCGTGTTATGGCTGCCAAAATTCAAATGCCATATAAGCGAATTAGAGGAAGAGAaaagcagagagagagggagagggagagagaaatacaGACAGCTTCTGGCGGTGGTCGGGAGTGTCCTTAGCGGTTCCGATGGCATCGACGAGTCGACGAAAAGCAGCGACGGCAGTATTGATCTGGAAAATGCCGGCCGCCACGGCCTGCGATGGGCTCTGCGATCGAACACCCACACCCGCTGACGACGGCTTGCCGCCACTCTGCAGATCCTGGAAGCTCATTCCAACTTTTTGGAATTGGCCGGCCGTAACCTTTGTCTAGCCTAGCCCGCTGTTTGGACGGGTAAAGTGactttattttgttagttaagAGGAACTCggatctttctctctctctctctctctctctctcttgctcccCCACTCACGGTCAATTGATCAAACATGAGGCAGGCATAGTTTTAATAGTAAGCTCCATCATTTATCCTCCATCCTTAATTCCTTTCTTTGTTTACTACGGGcccaacaaaatatatttttatcagaaATCAATTTTAAGCTCTCCAACGAGAAAACGCACTGCTAAACCCATTCTATTAGATGGCCCAAATTTGTTTTCGGATGGAAATCGGGTGCAACGAGACTTATTCATTGCTGAGAGGGTGTCTGGGTGGCTGAGCCCCATAGGTGGAGCCCGAGCTCCCTAGCACTTAATCAAGGTGGAGCCTCGATGCCTTCTTACATGCATGTGCAATGAGCAGCCTCATTAACGTGATGTACGTGGACCACCAATTTTCAGCCTCTACACTCTgatatttttttgaacaattcaCCTGCTTTACTACAACAATGATTCCCCAATTAATTACACAGAATAGCATATACCCTCGTAACTAAAACTATGATTTATCCAAAAaccccacacaaaaaaaaaaaaagaaggcaccTATGGTTACGAGACCTCCGTTTCTGGAGAATCTATGGTGACTTAATGAATCACAATAGGTTACCCAAATCAATGCTTCTATATAATATAACAACTACGGTATACACTTCTTTCCCAATGCAAGGGCTACATTCTACTAGTCCAGGATATATCGATTTTTCCCAAGCCAATCTGCGTTCTTTTCACAGTGAAGTAGTTCCCCTCCAAGTACAAATTGAAGTAAAGCAGGTCACACGTAAATTTCCCCCCTGCAAAAACTGGTGTAAGTCATTCAGGTGCACTAATTATTAGGAGAAACTGAACAATCTGCTAACGTACCAAAATTTAACACAGAAGAATCACCTTTGACATGAATGACTTGCTGGTTCTGATCCGGCCACCAAGATCACCAGAAGAATATGTTCATAAAGTACAGATAAGTTGCATTAGTTGGTTCTGACTTGGtataatttcatttgatttatgCAAAGGCATCACAAGCTTGCAACCCCAGGTCGCAAAAGCATCAGAGATGGAGAGATTCTCAACTGTAATTTCCACGATCCCACCCAAtgcatatatgatatatccaATCTTGAAGCACACAGTGAGTAAAGTGCCAAAGACTAGAGCAAGTCCAAAATTGTTTTTCCCTTCCTCCTTTAGAAAGAATTAGTATTTTATTAAGGCTGGTAGTGAAGAATGAAGTTCAGCCAAGCATTGGAATATCCAATTCAGGAGTTGTTCTCTTGGTAGCTCTAAAAGAAGTTCTGCctgcaaaaaggaaaagagaacaaaaaatagaaatattttAGAACTAAACTGTCAAATCCAAATAACACTTGGGGTAAAATTTTAGCATAAGTTGAAAAACATAACAATATAGATGTGTGTGCCAGCTACATACATGTTAAACCAATAATAGCACCAAGGAGAGGGGCAGAGTAAGGAGCCCCCATCAAACACAAGCATGGAGGAAAACTGAACACCAACATCaattattcacaaaaaaaaaaagtggatatTTGCAAAGTTAACCGTACAGCCAGATGATAACATCTGAGTGCAAACTTTTCCTTTCCTTGAATCCTTCCTCTGACTGtgcaattgaattaaatttatcatCAAGGATTAGAGAGGTAGGTCAAATTGCAATCTAGGTTTCCAAAGTAGACCCTCCAGTCTTGTTCCATTGCTACAGTGATAAGTGAAAATAAGTGAAACCAAAAATATGTCTCATGCTGCATGCTTCTTTTAccaccccaaaaataaaaaaatactgaaaaattCAACTCCACTTTACCAAATTGGATCCTACATAGCAATGAAAGTGATGGTTCCTACATTTcttagctattaaaaaaaaaaaaaaaaaaaaaaaagacagattTGGAACATTGGAAATTATTTCCTTGATTGGGGATATAGTGCCTGGAAAAAGAACAAGTACAAATTAACGCTAGAACCACCTATCACTAatccaaaaaccaaaagaagtaaaaaaaaaaattaccttaatttGATCGCCCTCAAAATCCAATGAATTTCGTTGAACATCAGACACCATCGAATCCAATATCAACTTGAAAACCTTCTTAGACATGTTTGTTTTCATGCGAACCATCTTTCCTGAAGCATAGATTCTACTTATCCCCAGATCTGCTGCCATTCTCCTCACATAAAGCTTCTTCAATAGAATCTCCATGGAGTAAGGCTCTTTTCCATATTGGCGGCGCAGATTCTCTGTAAATTGCATCAAACTCCAGATGCCCTCCTCAGCAGCTTTCTCAACTTCATTAATTATTTCCATAGGGTTCTCCAGATAATTTATGTACTCAGAAGATAGATGAGGGTTTACATTTATATCAATCTGGCATAAATACAAAGGGTATTATTGAACAAAGTACTGTAATATGCACCAATTCCCATTAGAGGTTACAACTAGGTTAGCCTTCGCATGAGCATCCAAACCAGAAATTGAGCTTATGATGAAACCTAAATATGCTCTTCTATGTAGCAGACAGATTTAGGCTGTTTATAAATAGAATAACAGATGTTAATATAACCATTATTTCACTTAGGTGATTCAAGACCAACTGAAATGGATATCCTTTGAAAGAAGACATTATACAATCTCCTCTTCTAGAACAAGGAAAATCATAATAtgaattggaaaaaatttcCAATTAAAAAGGTCATAGTCATCCCAGGTAGGTAAGCTTGGACTCAACTTTTTAAAATCTGAGACCAACCTGAGAATCTCCTCCGAATAAGATACTTAAGCAATCCTAGTTATATTTCAGGACATCTCAAGGTACTATCTGAGGCTGCTCAACAGAACAACTTCAGAATTTTAAGGAATGGCCTGCAAAGCCCTCAAGATATACATCATCCTGTTTTAATCTAAATCAGGAACCAAATTAAATCAGAATCAACCtccaaaacttttttcatttatgcTACATACTAAAGTTTTCAGAGTTGAGAGCATGGACTACCTGAACAGATTGGTAGGGAACTGAAATTACACGATGCTCTTCAACCTGGGAACCAATGGAAACAGTATACATCCTAAATTAGAGGCACAATAAGTGAATGAAGTATACTAGATATTCAGAAAGCCAAGTCAaccaatataaattattttcagCATACAAGCAAGCATGCACATACACATGTATCTGGGCATAGAAACATGCAAACACAATATAAACTAGCATGGCTTGTATGGTCATCCACAAAGTTCTGAAGCATTGTCATATGCCATTATTTAAACGTTTAGATGAACAAAGCACAGTAGGTGGCAAGGCAAATAAAAGACACCAAAGTGGAAGCAAGAAGCTAGGAATTAGTGACACAGCAAATCAAACTGAATGCTTCTTctcacaaaaatcaaatatacaTAGAAGTGGATAATGAACTGGAAGATACCTTGGACAAGCTCTCAAAGAGCATCTCAAAGAAGAGATCAATGCCTACATTTCCGACATCACCTGTTTGTTGCTCACCAAAGATGGTACCAAAACCTCTAATACCCATGTCTCTCTCTGCAAGTTGAAAGCCTTGGCCTAGTTCGCGGCATTCTTCTAGAGCTGAAAGCCTCTCCTAGCAAAAGTACAAAAGTGAACCTTTAAGAAATTGCAATTCAGGCAACACTCTAAACTGGAGTTGATTAATGCACCTAGAAGATGGTGacaatcattaaaaagattAAGAAGAATCCTCAAAGCTGGAAATTATTGTAATGCAAGAAGATAAGGGAACAGGACAAATCAAATTAATCATGTTTTTTCTTGTGGTAGGGTGGACAAATCCTGTGTATATTGTAATAAGCAACAAGTTCAGAACAACAAACATACCAGTGCTTGATCAGAAAGTACTGACTTATCAGAGTAAAATAAGTGTGCATGAGCTTCCTTATCCGTGCGCCCCACCCTTCCACGCAACTATTGGAATTAGACAGATGATGACAGCATTATTAGAtataaaatatgataataaaGAAACAATTCAGTCTCTTTTACAGTGAGTTTAGATCCTCATAGCAACTTAAAAGATAAAAGTTGTACACAAATTATAAATCTTCTATATAGATTTACATACGCTAGGAGATAGACAAAAGCATCCTTTTGTCTCCTCATACATTTATGCTTCTGCATGAAGCGGGAGCagagaaaataaaaacctagaaagaaaaaaattatttaggcCTAGAAaatacacaaacacacaaatGGGTCCAAAGATATTTATacatacatgtgtgtgtgtgtgtgtgtgttgcgATAATACCAAATATATTTTGGGTCTTGGAAACTGTTATACCAATCATGTCCTTCATTTAGTATTTCAAGTCATTAACAAACATGCCGAGTTAAATTTCTGGCTCATAGCCCCACCGAAATTAGTTGTACTACAAGAGAAGATTCACTCAAAACATTTATGTAATATTGAAAGATTCTCACTTAAAATATTCTGAAATCGAGAAACATTCACAACATGAGAGGAAAGCAGAAAGAACAGGACCTGGTACAACTGAGCTAGGCCAAATTGTTGAACGTCCTGAATTATGATGGTGTTTGCATTTTGAATATCAAGTCCACTTTCCACAATATTTGTGCATAGAAGGATCTTAATTTCACCTTGTGAAAATCTCTCCATGGTTTCCTCAAGCTGCTTTGAATATTGCTGCAGTAACAACATAGCATAAATTATGAATaaccaaaaacaataaataGCCACACTGAACAGGAATGACATgattagatgaaaaaaaatatacagtCAACTATACATTCTCCCCAAATATATAAACCTTTGCTCCTGTAATCAAATTCTGGAGTTAGTGTATGGCTGccattaacctttttttttagaagtaggACAACTACACGAGAAACTAATCACAACTTTCTCAATTAACAAATAGGGTATACGATCATTGGAGATTAGTCCAAGTATCATTGGCAATAAGCACCTTTCATGGATGTGCACTGCAGCCTTCCACACATCCAATTCATAAGGGACACTCATCAAGtatcaagttaaaaaaaaaaaaaaaaaaaaaaaaaagtcaaggacATTCAGGTAAGTTGCAAGATTAGATGCAGCTCTTGATTTGAATAAACTGAATATGTTCGAAGTTGAAGTCAGATATAAAGGCTATTAAACTAGCGAGTTGCTTTCAGGAAAAAATTTACATGTATCAACGGCATGTTATTACAAAAGTCAGCAAGCTTCAATCCTCAGCTGCCATGTCTATACTTAAATTTTAAGCTTGGGAGCAACCTTTAAATGCTAAATACTAATTTTTCAATTTCCAATACGATAAAGGCATTGTTCAGTTCGttcattaatcaattattaaaaactCAAGTGTGCTACCTGAATAGATAATAACTTAAAGTTCTGACTTGGGACCTAACTTCCCTTACAAATTCACGAGAAATACAACtcattataataaattaaaaaagaacaaaccaaCTACCTGTCCATGTGCAATGGCTATTTCAACATTTGGAAATGACTGTTCAAGAAATTCCATCACTTCTTCAAGTCCTGTTAGATCAGAATGGTAAGGACACTAGTATCAACAAACTGAAACATAAAGCAACTATAGAAGAATAGTTGGAGATACCAAATTTTGACTCCAACTCTATGTTTTCTCGATCTGTTATCTATTATTAAGtatcaaaaattatataaaatttctCCTTCTGCTAATGACATCTCTTtctacaatttaaaaaataaaacaactgaGTCAACACACATATGGTTAAGTACTCTACTGCGCTCTATAGTATACACAGAATAATATGTGCATATAAACTATGATGGCAACAACATAGAAATTATACACATATTCATCTGCCAGCCAGCACAGAAGAATAGAACAAAATAATTTGCTACATAGGAGATCACCTTTTATACGAGGCAGAACATAAAAAACTTGGCCACCACGGTCCAGCTCATACTTGATGGCTGATATTGCCTTTTCCTTGCTATATGCTGAAAGGTGAGTTTTTATAGGTACTCGTTCTGGAGGTGGTGTCGAAATCAAACTGAAAGAAAAGGAACTAAACTTACAACAACATCATTATAAAGAACCAGAAAGCTGTTACACTTTGCTCTTAAATATCATTTTAGCAGGGTGAGGTCTAAGATGCAGCAGAACAACCATATGAGGGTTATATCCATCTGAAAGACAAACAGGACACCGAAAATGCATATACAACTTAATTCTTCATTTTCATATCTTAATTTAAGCCCCATCATGTAGTAGACTTCATAAAATTTCCAAGACACAATAAATTAAGTTCATCAGCCTTCTTATACAGACAACTCATCTTAACAAAACTAAATCCCAACTACCTCTGATAATTAAAATTCCCACTAATGTGTGCATTCCTCTTCCAAACGGATGACTTAAAATCCATGAGATTGATGAAACTATGACATAGATGAGAAATTCAGAAGCTGTAACAATGTTTATAGGATAAATTGGATCTATAAAATCCAAAACATCCCCAAATCCTTATTTAGTGAAGTTGCTGAATCTAGAACTCCATTCTTGTGTCACTGTCTTACTCATTTTCCAGTACAAGTAAATGGAGTTTATGATATCAATTATGTTCTACAATGTCATAAACATCCCCAAATGCAAATTTAGTGAAGTTGCTGAATCTAGGACAAAGAAATGGAGCATAAAGTAAAATCTATCACCACTAATGGGATTACATTGCATATAAATTAACAagttaaattaatcaaattaaataaacatggGTTCTATGCCCAAAAATCACAAaacagattaaaaaattaaagaaatatgtAATGTTACTCCATGAGCTAAATGCTAaatttacatcaaaacaaatagaACTCGGCATCTGGATTTAATATCAGAAGAAGCACTAAAGGGAAATGAGATTTATACTTGTGGCTTGTGTCTTCCACAAGCTATGTACCTTGCATCACGAAACCCTGTTAATGCTAAATAAAGGGTTCTTGGTATAGGGGTTGCTGAGAGAGTAAGAACATCAACTGAAGTTTTAAATGAAGCAATCTTCTCCTTCTGCTTGACACCAAACCTCTGAAAAGCAAATAAATGTTGCACGTTTATCAGGAATGTATATAACGTAGGTCAAAGTAGAAAGTTCATTACAGAGAGAACTATTTGGAACTTGCAACGTTATTTCATTTGCtccttatgtggtgtatttgaagGGAAATGAACAGCAGCAAATTTGATGGAGTAGAGCTTTATGTAACAAAACTAGAGTTCCTTTTTTGTGCTCTTTGTTCAACTGGATGGCATTTCTAAATTATCTCTATTCATCTTTCCTAAAATTCCAAAAGCTTTTAAAATTCAGACCTGAATTGTTTATCCTTTCTTTGTTAGTAGATAAATGTacttggttcttttttttttcaatagaatTAAAATTCATCACAAAATACAATTACAAAAAGACTGAAAAGCAAACCTGTTCCTCATCGACCACAAGAAGACCTAGATTATTGTACACAACACGACTTCCAAGAAGTGAATGAGTCCCAACAATAATGTCCAGTTGACCATTTTCAATCATGGACAGGTGCTCCTCTTTCTCTGCTTTGGTCTGCATATTATCATAGATCTGGTCAATCTCAACCCAAAATAACAATAACCTGTTCCCCTAATGCTACTCATGATTGGTCAATAATGCTATACATGATTGTTTGACTAATCAAATAGACCAAGTAATGCAATTCAAAACTGCAACTTCCAGTAAGTCATTTGTGTGCTATTTGTTTACTATGCAAACTGCGAGCTACATATGCAAAAGAGGTCTAAATAAAATTCTGGAGTCACAAAGATCATCCATAAAAAGCATTTTGGAACTGATGGCACACAGATCTAATAGCAAATGAGGCCAACAGATCATTGCATAGTATCATAATATAATAGTCCTGAAACCATTTAGAGATTATGAGATGCATATAACACTTGCATAAATCAGAATCAGATTGGCAAAGGAGCTTATGACATGCATATAACACACAGACTCAAATGCGATGTTAAAATTGATTATGGATATTTTCCTTCGAAGTATAAGAAGGAGCTTTTGACATGCATCTCGATTAGCATGAGGAATTCAACTTTGATTGAAAAGTATGGTTTGCAAATGCAATGAAGGCTCAAGTGTTATATAATTCACTACTCCAAGAATACTAAGACTGCTCAGTTGCAAGAGGTAAGCCTCACCTACCTGAAACCTGCTCAGGAGTCCAACCTTGATATCAGGATATATAGAAAATCGCTCTGAAATGACATCAAAGTGTTGTTTGGCTAATACAATTGTGGGTGCTAGAACCATAGCTTGCTTCCCTGCTGAGACTACACAAAAGATGGCACGTATGGCAACTTCAGTTTTACCAAACCCAACATCTCCACAGATTAATCGGTCCATTGGAGTTTCTCTCTCTATCAAATCCTTCTCCACATCAACAAAGGCCTGTAGTAAGGATGTAATTTGTGAGGGGAAGAAACAGCATTCATCCATTTTTGtaaacttgaaattttttaatctaTTATACAATCAAGACAGAGAGACTTCAGTTTTGAAGCAACCGCCAAGATGGGGAATGAAAACCTAATTCCACATCAACCAGTCTCTGCAGActacaattaaataaaacccaaaacatTTAAACGCGTTTAACAAAGCAAATGAACGAAAATTTGTAGTAGTGCCTGTTTTTGATCTGGTGTGGGTTCATATGGAAATTGAGCTGTGAATTCAGCCATAGCAGG
This window of the Corylus avellana chromosome ca5, CavTom2PMs-1.0 genome carries:
- the LOC132182255 gene encoding syntaxin-22-like, which encodes MSFQDLQSGGKPSSAGVGVRSQSPSQAVAAGIFQINTAVAAFRRLVDAIGTAKDTPDHRQKLHNTRQRILQLVKDTSAKLKTLGDSDRDISVNPSKKLEDAKIARDFQTTLQEFQKVQQLAFERESTYSPAAAPPSSSLSTASTSGEGLALTGDQDNQPFLWEQKRQELLLLDNELSFNEAMIEEREQGIREVQEQIGQANEIFKDLAVLVHEQGVVIDDIQSNVGGSAAATTQARVQLAKASKSAKSKSSWCWWVIVIVVIALVIFLLVLIL
- the LOC132180575 gene encoding ATP-dependent DNA helicase At3g02060, chloroplastic, yielding MACVLPVPDISGPLVLKLSSSPRNWTLFGVRCRPFHCRTKHSSLSLPLTKAVYTQGLLVSGPAKPREKTEPDPDPISALNERIRRDRRDYSERDASRTAMNSEEAEKYIRLVKEQQQRGLQKLKGGGGSGGGGGGFSYKVDPYTLRSGDYVVHKKVGIGRFVGIKFDVPKGSTEPVEYVFIEYADGMAKLPVKQASRLLYRYNLPNESKRPRALNKLNDTSVWERRKSKGKVAIQKMVVDLMELYLHRLKQRRPPYPKSPAMAEFTAQFPYEPTPDQKQAFVDVEKDLIERETPMDRLICGDVGFGKTEVAIRAIFCVVSAGKQAMVLAPTIVLAKQHFDVISERFSIYPDIKVGLLSRFQTKAEKEEHLSMIENGQLDIIVGTHSLLGSRVVYNNLGLLVVDEEQRFGVKQKEKIASFKTSVDVLTLSATPIPRTLYLALTGFRDASLISTPPPERVPIKTHLSAYSKEKAISAIKYELDRGGQVFYVLPRIKGLEEVMEFLEQSFPNVEIAIAHGQQYSKQLEETMERFSQGEIKILLCTNIVESGLDIQNANTIIIQDVQQFGLAQLYQLRGRVGRTDKEAHAHLFYSDKSVLSDQALERLSALEECRELGQGFQLAERDMGIRGFGTIFGEQQTGDVGNVGIDLFFEMLFESLSKVEEHRVISVPYQSVQIDINVNPHLSSEYINYLENPMEIINEVEKAAEEGIWSLMQFTENLRRQYGKEPYSMEILLKKLYVRRMAADLGISRIYASGKMVRMKTNMSKKVFKLILDSMVSDVQRNSLDFEGDQIKAELLLELPREQLLNWIFQCLAELHSSLPALIKY